One genomic region from Prunus persica cultivar Lovell chromosome G3, Prunus_persica_NCBIv2, whole genome shotgun sequence encodes:
- the LOC18783655 gene encoding uncharacterized protein LOC18783655 has translation MEQNNLPVVAKKIWSLVRVAFFMLRKGISKRKLLLDLNMMMKRGKLASKALSNLMFHHHHHHHSQSHSHHCSAASSAAPREYEFSCSNTPNYTFHLMGKRRHQSHHHNFFACAHAPPTQDDEVAAAGVVKAVLEMLNNEVMAAEAVASVAASPLPGFGKSPMVRQLRITDSPFPLREADEDSHVDKAAEEFIEKFYKNLWQQNRMQD, from the coding sequence ATGGAACAAAATAATCTGCCGGTAGTGGCCAAGAAAATATGGAGCTTAGTACGTGTAGCTTTCTTCATGTTAAGAAAGGGCATTTCAAAGCGGAAGCTCCTCCTCGACCTCAACATGATGATGAAGCGTGGCAAGCTCGCCAGCAAAGCCCTAAGCAACCTCATgttccaccaccaccaccaccaccacagcCAAAGCCACTCCCACCACTGCAGCGCCGCCTCCTCCGCCGCCCCTCGGGAGTACGAGTTCAGCTGCAGCAACACCCCCAACTACACCTTCCACCTCATGGGCAAGCGCCGCCACCAGAGCCACCACCACAACTTCTTTGCGTGTGCTCACGCGCCGCCCACTCAGGATGACGAGGTGGCAGCCGCTGGCGTCGTGAAGGCGGTGCTGGAGATGTTGAATAACGAAGTGATGGCTGCGGAGGCGGTGGCTTCGGTGGCAGCGTCACCGCTTCCCGGGTTCGGGAAGAGCCCCATGGTCCGCCAGCTGAGGATAACGGACTCTCCGTTTCCGTTGAGGGAGGCGGACGAGGACAGCCACGTGGACAAAGCGGCGGAGGAGTTTATAGAGAAGTTCTACAAGAATTTGTGGCAGCAGAACAGAATGCAGGACTGA
- the LOC18783387 gene encoding uncharacterized protein LOC18783387, translating into MAPNGETIVGSNYSRTNNFSKSKPPKLSFSSDSLKRTVSDISYELSKEAVDQDLQSLPPISEVEDAKCECCGMSEECTPEYIDRVRDKFLGKWICGLCSEAVKEELEKNGGDKEEAMNAHISACVRFNKYSRPYPVLFQAEAMREMLKKSKMEGRGMRAKSISPRDKGGAKGKGGIARSSSCIPAITREMNDLSMA; encoded by the coding sequence ATGGCACCTAATGGAGAGACAATTGTTGGCTCTAACTACTCAAGGACCAACAACTTCTCCAAGTCCAAGCCACCAAAGCTCTCATTCTCATCCGATAGCCTTAAAAGAACTGTATCTGATATCTCATATGAGCTAAGCAAAGAAGCCGTTGATCAAGATTTGCAATCCCTCCCACCAATTTCAGAGGTTGAAGATGCAAAGTGTGAGTGTTGTGGCATGAGCGAAGAATGCACGCCGGAGTACATAGATCGAGTGAGAGACAAATTCTTGGGGAAGTGGATATGCGGGTTATGCTCTGAAGCAGTGAAAGAGGAGCTGGAGAAAAATGGAGGAGATAAAGAAGAGGCCATGAATGCACATATAAGTGCATGTGTTAGGTTTAACAAGTACAGTAGGCCTTATCCAGTTTTGTTTCAAGCTGAGGCCATGAGGGAGATGTTGAAGAAGAGCAAAATGGAAGGGAGAGGTATGAGGGCCAAGTCGATTAGCCCGAGGGACAAAGGAGGGGCAAAGGGAAAGGGAGGGATTGCTCGGAGTTCGAGTTGCATTCCGGCGATTACGAGGGAAATGAATGATCTCTCCATGGCTTGA
- the LOC18783250 gene encoding homeobox-leucine zipper protein ATHB-15, protein MAMSCKDGKGGLDNGKYVRYTPEQVEALERLYHECPKPSSIRRQQLIRECPILSNIEPKQIKVWFQNRRCREKQRKEASRLQAVNRKLTAMNKLLMEENDRLQKQVSHLVYENGYFRQHTQGTTLATKDTSCESVVTSGQHHLTPQHPPRDASPAGLLSIAEETLAEFLSKATGTAVEWVQMPGMKPGPDSIGIVAISHGCTGVAARACGLVGLEPTRVAEILKDLPSWLRDCRAVDVLNVLPTANGGTIELLYMQLYAPTTLAPACDFWLLRYTSVLEDGSLVICVRSLKNTQNGPTMPPVQHFVRAEMLPSGYLIRPCEGGGSIIHIVDHMDLEPCSVPEVLRPLYESSAVLAQKMTMAALRQLRQIAHEVSQSNVTGWGRRPAALRALSQRLSRGFNEALNGFTDEGWSMMGNDGMDDVTILINSSPDKLMGLNLSFANGFPAVSNSVLCAKASMLLQNVPPAILLRFLREHRSEWADNNIDAYSAAAVKVGPCSLAGSRVGSFGGQVILPLAHTIEHEEFLEVIKLEGVGHSPEDAMMPREMFLLQLCSGMDENAVGSCAELIFAPIDASFADDAPLLPSGFRIIPLDYGKEASSPNRTLDLASALEIGPTGNKASSEFSANTGCVRSVMTIAFEFACESHMQEHVASMARQYVRSIISSVQRVALALSPSHLSSHAGLRSPLGTPEAQTLARWICNSYRCYLGVELLKSSTEGGESILKSLWHHSDAIMCCSLKALPVFTFANQAGLDMLETTLVALQDITLEKIFDDHGRKTLCSEFPQIMQQGFACLQGGICLSSMGRPVSYERAVAWKVLNEEETAHCMCFLFVNWSFV, encoded by the exons ATGGCTATGTCCTGCAAGGATGGTAAGGGAGGATTAGATAATGGCAAGTATGTGAGGTACACACCTGAGCAGGTTGAGGCCCTTGAAAGGCTCTATCATGAATGCCCCAAACCCAGTTCGATTCGCCGCCAACAGCTTATTAGGGAGTGCCCAATTCTCTCTAACATCGAGCCCAAACAAATTAAGGTTTGGTTCCAGAATAGAAG ATGTAGAGAGAAGCAGCGGAAAGAGGCTTCGCGCCTCCAAGCTGTCAATAGGAAGCTCACCGCTATGAATAAGCTTTTAATGGAGGAAAATGATAGGTTGCAGAAGCAGGTGTCTCATCTGGTGTATGAAAATGGTTATTTCCGTCAGCATACCCAGGGG ACAACGCTTGCAACCAAAGACACGAGTTGTGAATCAGTGGTGACGAGTGGTCAACACCATTTGACACCTCAGCATCCGCCAAGGGATGCAAGTCCTGCAGG aCTTTTGTCCATTGCAGAAGAAACTTTAGCAGAGTTTCTTTCAAAGGCTACTGGAACTGCTGTTGAGTGGGTCCAAATGCCTGGAATGAAG CCTGGTCCGGATTCCATTGGAATCGTTGCTATTTCTCATGGTTGCACTGGAGTGGCAGCACGAGCCTGCGGCCTGGTGGGTCTAGAGCCTACCAGG GTTGCAGAGATCCTCAAAGATCTCCCTTCGTGGCTGCGTGATTGCCGCGCTGTAGATGTTTTGAATGTACTGCCTACAGCAAACGGTGGAACCATTGAGTTGCTCTACATGCAG CTCTATGCGCCGACAACTTTGGCGCCTGCATGTGATTTCTGGCTGTTGCGCTATACTTCTGTTTTAGAGGATGGCAGCCTAGTG ATTTGTGTGAGGTCTCTGAAAAACACTCAAAATGGTCCAACCATGCCTCCAGTGCAGCATTTTGTTAGAGCAGAAATGCTGCCTAGTGGCTACCTCATACGACCCTGTGAAGGGGGTGGTTCAATTATACATATTGTTGACCATATGGATTTGGAG CCTTGTAGCGTACCCGAAGTCTTGCGCCCATTGTATGAATCATCCGCTGTTCTTGCTCAAAAGATGACTATGGCG GCTTTACGCCAGCTGAGGCAGATAGCACATGAGGTTTCTCAATCTAATGTCACAGGGTGGGGCAGACGTCCTGCAGCTCTACGAGCACTAAGCCAGAGGCTTAGCAG gggttttaatgaggcactTAATGGATTTACTGATGAGGGGTGGTCAATGATGGGAAATGATGGCATGGATGATGTTACTATCCTCATAAACTCATCTCCTGACAAGTTAATGGGTTTAAATCTTTCCTTTGCTAATGGATTTCCAGCTGTCAGTAATTCTGTATTATGTGCTAAAGCATCAATGCTGCTACAG aaTGTGCCTCCTGCTATCCTTCTTAGGTTCCTGCGTGAGCATAGATCAGAATGGGCAGACAACAATATTGATGCTTACTCAGCTGCAGCTGTTAAAGTTGGTCCTTGTAGCTTAGCTGGGTCACGAGTTGGAAGTTTCGGAGGTCAAGTTATACTCCCCCTGGCTCACACTATTGAACATGAAGAG TTCTTGGAAGTCATTAAACTGGAAGGTGTTGGCCATTCTCCTGAAGATGCAATGATGCCGAGAGAAATGTTTCTCTTGCAA CTATGCAGTGGAATGGACGAAAATGCTGTGGGTTCCTGTGCTGAACTCATATTTGCTCCGATTGATGCTTCCTTTGCTGATGATGCACCTCTTCTGCCTTCTGGTTTTCGCATCATTCCTCTTGATTATGGGAAG GAAGCCTCCAGTCCAAACCGCACCTTGGACCTTGCTTCTGcccttgaaattggaccaACTGGAAATAAAGCATCGAGTGAATTTTCTGCAAATACTGGTTGTGTGAGATCTGTGATGACTATAGCATTTGAATTTGCATGCGAGAGCCACATGCAAGAACATGTAGCATCCATGGCCCGGCAATATGTTCGCAGCATCATATCTTCAGTTCAGAGGGTGGCATTAGCACTATCTCCTTCACATTTAAGTTCACATGCTGGCCTTCGGTCACCACTTGGTACTCCTGAAGCCCAAACACTTGCTCGTTGGATCTGCAACAGTTACAG GTGCTATTTGGGTGTGGAGCTGCTCAAATCCTCCACTGAAGGAGGTGAATCCATCCTCAAATCCTTGTGGCATCACTCAGATGCAATTATGTGCTGCTCTCTGAAG GCATTGCCAGTTTTTACCTTTGCAAACCAGGCAGGGCTCGACATGCTAGAGACCACCTTGGTTGCACTGCAAGACATAACTCTGGAAAAGATATTTGATGACCATGGACGGAAGACTCTCTGCTCAGAATTCCCGCAAATAATGCAACAG GGTTTTGCTTGCCTTCAAGGTGGCATATGCCTTTCCAGCATGGGGCGACCGGTGTCGTATGAGAGAGCAGTGGCTTGGAAAGTGTTGAATGAAGAGGAGACAGCTCACTGCATGTGTTTTCTATTTGTAAACTGGTCTTTCGTCTGA
- the LOC18781686 gene encoding protein transport protein SEC13 homolog B produces MPAQKVETGHQDTIHDVVMDYYGKRLATGSADNTVKIIGVSNSASQHLATLTGHQGPVWQVAWAHPKFGSLLASCSYDGRVILWKEGNQNEWIQAHIFDDHKSSVNSIAWAPHELGLCLACGSSDGNISVFTARADGGWDTSRIDQAHPVGVTSVSWAPSTAPGALVGSGLLDPVQKLCSGGCDNTVKVWKLGNGVWKLDCFPALQMHVDWVRDVAWAPNLGLPKSTIASASQDGKVIIWTVAKDGDQWDGKVLHDFNSPVYKVSWSLTGNIIAVADGNNNVTLWKEVVDGEWQQVTTVEP; encoded by the coding sequence ATGCCTGCACAAAAGGTTGAGACTGGTCACCAAGACACCATCCACGATGTGGTTATGGACTACTATGGTAAGCGTCTCGCCACAGGTTCGGCGGACAACACCGTTAAGATAATCGGAGTCAGCAACTCGGCCTCTCAACATCTTGCAACTCTTACTGGTCACCAGGGACCTGTTTGGCAGGTTGCTTGGGCTCACCCCAAGTTCGGGTCTTTACTTGCTTCCTGTTCTTATGATGGGCGTGTTATACTGTGGAAGGAAGGGAATCAGAATGAGTGGATCCAGGCCCATATTTTTGATGACCACAAGTCTTCTGTCAACTCAATTGCTTGGGCTCCTCATGAACTCGGTCTTTGTTTGGCGTGCGGTTCTTCTGATGGGAACATTTCGGTTTTCACTGCAAGGGCGGATGGTGGTTGGGATACCTCGAGGATTGACCAAGCTCACCCAGTTGGTGTTACCTCTGTTTCATGGGCTCCCTCAACAGCCCCTGGTGCTCTTGTTGGTTCTGGTCTGCTTGACCCTGTTCAGAAGCTTTGTTCTGGTGGTTGTGATAATACTGTGAAGGTGTGGAAGCTTGGTAATGGGGTTTGGAAGCTGGACTGCTTTCCGGCTCTTCAAATGCATGTTGATTGGGTTAGGGATGTTGCCTGGGCTCCCAACTTGGGACTGCCAAAATCTACAATTGCCAGTGCCTCACAGGATGGGAAAGTTATCATATGGACTGTGGCCAAGGATGGGGATCAATGGGACGGTAAGGTGCTGCATGATTTCAATTCACCTGTTTATAAGGTCTCATGGTCGCTGACTGGAAACATAATAGCCGTGGCTGATGGGAACAACAACGTAACATTATGGAAGGAAGTAGTAGACGGGGAGTGGCAACAAGTGACAACAGTTGAGCCgtag